A window of Rhododendron vialii isolate Sample 1 chromosome 13a, ASM3025357v1 contains these coding sequences:
- the LOC131314285 gene encoding LRR repeats and ubiquitin-like domain-containing protein At2g30105: MEKVETNGDDITVNIKFGGRSIPVSLSSDSTVRDLKSLLQPLTNVLPRGQKLIFKGKVLVDESTLKSSGVSNGAKIMLMASQGLHQGDGPIKKETPASSNLRRNADGNQVKEKREVTVEKSQTARWKVTGVIALSQCNLRAIPDEVWNCGPSARVLDLSHNSMEDVPAKIGCLSSIQKLLLNANEIRDNSISWEGLTSLKSLTNLSLSQNYLTTLPSSLDALACLMQLDIANNKLASLPDEIGHLTHLQVLKANNNRICAIPTSIGECTSLVEVDLSANLLVDLPETFGNLHNLKALHLSNNGLKSLPPTLFKMCICLSTLDLHGSEITMDLLRQLEGWEDFDERRRLKLQKQLDFRAGGSAEFDEGADKSF; encoded by the exons ATGGAGAAGGTCGAGACAAACGGCGATGATATCACCGTGAACATCAAGTTCGGCGGACGATCCATAcccgtttctctctcttccgaTTCCACCGTCAGGGACCTCAAATCTCTCCTCCAGCCCCTCACCAACGTCCTCCCTCGAGGTCAAAAACTCATCTTTAAAG GGAAAGTTCTGGTCGATGAATCGACGTTGAAGTCCTCGGGGGTGTCGAATGGGGCTAAAATCATGCTCATGGCTTCTCAAGGCTTGCACCAAGGG GACGGTCCAATTAAGAAGGAAACGCCGGCCTCATCAAATTTGAGGAGGAATGCCGATGGAAATCAAGTCAAGGAGAAAAGGGAAGTTACTGTTGAAAAGAGCCAGACTGCGCGTTGGAAAGTTACCGGTGTGATAGCATTGTCTCAATGCAACTTGAGG GCAATACCTGATGAAGTATGGAATTGCGGACCTTCTGCAAGAGTACTCGATCTCAGCCACAACTCTATGGAAGATGTACCTGCTAAAATTGGCTGTTTGAGTTCTATTCAG AAACTGCTCCTGAATGCAAATGAAATAAGGGACAATTCCATTAGCTGGGAAGGACTAACATCTCTGAAGTCTCTAACTAATTTGTCATTAAGCCAAAACTA TTTAACAACCTTGCCTTCTTCACTGGATGCTTTAGCTTGTCTGATGCAACTCGATATTGCAAACAATAAGCTGGCGTCTCTCCCAGATGAAATAGGACATCTGACTCATCTTCAAGTGTTGAAGGCTAATAATAATAG GATATGTGCCATTCCCACTAGTATTGGGGAATGTACCTCACTTGTGGAG GTTGACCTTTCAGCAAATCTACTGGTTGACTTGCCAGAGACATTTGGCAATTTGCATAACTTGAAG GCTTTGCATCTAAGTAATAATGGACTCAAATCCCTCCCACCTACGCTTTTCAAAATGTGCATCTGCCTTTCAACCCTGGATCTGCATGGTTCAGAAATCACAATGGATCTTCTCCGCCAG CTTGAAGGATGGGAAGATTTTGATGAGCGTCGTCGCTTAAAACTTCAGAAGCAACTGGATTTCAGAGCTGGGGGATCTGCTGAATTCGACGAGGGTGCTGATAAAAGCTTTTGA
- the LOC131314287 gene encoding uncharacterized protein At5g39865-like yields the protein MWLPRENPTVRIRTAPSKNFTCSSFKDIQHLCSDDFDSPQQPPHLPDSPRVSSVFRRVRLVDSLLRTWSTRLPTQTQSHPSISLPVAEHLIIVYHTGLHVVRSTFEDCRAVRSILRGFKVSIDERDVSMDSKFVDELRGIFGSYNKGRVSLPRVFIGGRYVGGAEEVRRMHESGELKKLVRGLPAAEHGACELCGGYRFILCDECSGSHKCYYSEKGGFRTCTACNENGLIRCPSCSCAVPCTV from the coding sequence atgtGGCTACCGCGTGAAAACCCCACCGTCCGCATCCGCACCGCACCTTCAAAAAACTTCACCTGCTCCTCATTCAAAGACATCCAACACCTCTGCTCAGACGACTTCGACTCCCCCCAACAACCCCCCCACCTCCCCGACTCACCCCGCGTATCCTCCGTCTTCCGCCGCGTCCGCCTCGTCGACTCGCTCCTCCGCACCTGGTCCACTCGCCTGCCCACCCAAACCCAATCTCACCCGTCCATCTCCCTCCCGGTCGCGGAACACCTTATAATCGTCTACCACACGGGCCTCCACGTGGTCCGCTCCACCTTCGAGGACTGCCGCGCCGTCCGATCGATCCTGCGCGGGTTCAAGGTCTCGATCGACGAGCGCGACGTCTCCATGGACTCGAAGTTTGTCGACGAGCTGCGGGGCATTTTCGGAAGTTACAACAAGGGGAGGGTGAGTTTGCCTAGGGTTTTCATTGGCGGGAGGTACGTCGGCGGCGCGGAGGAGGTCAGGCGGATGCACGAGTCCGGCGAGCTGAAGAAGCTCGTCAGGGGGTTGCCGGCGGCGGAGCACGGCGCGTGCGAGCTGTGCGGCGGTTACAGATTTATCCTCTGCGACGAGTGCAGCGGGAGCCACAAGTGCTATTATTCGGAGAAGGGAGGGTTCAGGACGTGCACGGCGTGTAACGAGAACGGCCTGATCAGGTGCCCTTCGTGTTCTTGTGCTGTACCCTGTACCGTCTGA
- the LOC131314284 gene encoding ubiquitin-activating enzyme E1 1-like isoform X2, which translates to MLPTKRLAEGAVVEDDSGTDRERSLKKHRIGCLITATGKTAAANDGNKSESSNNNSGVIIGSSNSGGGCSGVVEMAFGNGNQTDIDEDLHSRQLAVYGRETMRRLFASNILVSGMRGLGAEIAKNLVLAGVKSVTLHDEGAVELWDLSSNFVFSENDVGKNRALACVQKLQELNNAVVISTLTTKLTKELLSDFQAVVFTDITQDKAIEFNDFCRNHHPRISFIKAEVRGLFGSVFCDFGPEFTVLDVDGEEPHTGIIASISNDNPALVSCVDDERLEFQDGDLVVFSEVRGMTELNDGKPRKIKNARPYSFTLEEDTSSFGAYERGGIVTQVKQPKVLNFKSLREALKDPGDFLLSDFSKFDRPPLLHLAFQGLDKFISEHGRFPVAASEEDAQNLVSIVSDINEGAGDGKLDDINPKLLRSFSFGARAVLNPMAAMFGGIVGQEVMKACSGKFHPLFQFFYFDSVESLPTEPLEPSDYRPLNCRYDAQISVFGSKLQKKLEDAQVFVVGSGALGCEFLKNLALMGVSCNGQGKLTITDDDVIEKSNLSRQFLFRDWNIGQAKSTVAASAAAAINSHLRIEALQNRVGPETENVFDDTFWENLTVVINALDNVNARLYVDQRCLYFQKPLLESGTLGAKCNTQMVIPHLTENYGASRDPPEKQAPMCTVHSFPHNIDHCLTWARSEFEGLLEKTPAEVNAFLSNPSEYASAMRNAGDAQARDNLERVLECLDRERCETFQDCITWARIKFEDYFANRVKQLAYTFPEDAATSTGAPFWSAPKRFPRPLPFSTADPSHLHFLMAASVLRAETFGIPIPDWVRNPSKLAETVDRVMVPEFQPKQDVKIVTDEKATSLSTASIDDAAVINELLTKLEQFRANLQPGFRMKPIQFEKDDDTNYHMDMIAGLANMRARNYSIPEVDKLKAKFIAGRIIPAIATSTAMATGLVCLELYKVLDGGHKVEDYRNTFANLALPLFSMAEPVAPKVVNHRDMSWTVWDRWIVKDNPTLRELLKWLSDKGLNAYSISCGSCLLYNSMFPRHKERLDKKMVDLARDVAKLELPPYRRHFDVVVACEDDDDNDIDIPQVSIYFR; encoded by the exons ATGCTTCCGACAAAGAGACTTGCTGAAGGCGCGGTTGTAGAAGACGACTCTGGTACTGACAGAGAGAGATCGCTCAAGAAGCATCGGATCGGTTGCTTGATCACGGCTACGGGGAAAACGGCGGCGGCGAACGACGGCAACAAGAGCGaaagcagcaacaacaacagcGGCGTGATCATCGGTAGCAGCAACAGCGGCGGCGGCTGTAGCGGCGTGGTAGAGATGGCGTTTGGGAACGGGAATCAGACGGACATCGACGAGGATCTGCACAGCAGACAGCTGGCGGTGTACGGACGCGAGACTATGCGGAGGCTTTTCGCTTCTAACATCCTTGTATCGGGGATGCGAGGCCTCGGTGCTGAAATCG CgaagaatcttgtacttgcTGGTGTGAAGTCTGTCACATTGCATGACGAAGGGGCAGTGGAGTTGTGGGATTTGTCCAGCAATttcgttttttctgaaaatGATGTTGGTAAGAACAGGGCCCTTGCATGTGTTCAGAAGTTGCAGGAGCTCAACAATGCTGTGGTCATTTCTACCTTAACCACAAAATTGACAAAAGAACTGCTTTCCGATTTCCAG GCTGTGGTTTTTACTGACATTACTCAAGACAAAGCCATTGAGTTCAATGATTTCTGCCGTAATCATCATCCTCGTATTTCATTCATCAAGGCTGAAGTTAGAGGCCTCTTTGGAAGTGTGTTTTGTGATTTTGGACCTGAGTTCACAGTTTTGGATGTGGATGGTGAAGAACCACACACGGGTATCATTGCATCCATCAGTAATGATAACCCTGCCCTCGTGTCTTGTGTTGATGATGAAAGGCTTGAGTTTCAGGATGGGGATCTTGTTGTGTTCTCAGAAGTTAGGGGAATGACAGAACTCAATGATGGAAAGCcaagaaagataaaaaatgcAAGGCCTTACTCATTCACTCTTGAAGAGGATACTTCGAGCTTTGGTGCGTATGAGAGAGGTGGTATTGTCACACAGGTGAAGCAACCCAAGGTGTTGAACTTTAAGTCGTTGAGAGAAGCACTCAAAGACCCTGGTGATTTTCTCCTTAGTGATTTCTCCAAGTTTGACCGCCCACCTTTGTTGCACTTGGCATTTCAAGGACTGGACAAGTTCATTTCTGAACACGGACGCTTTCCTGTGGCTGCCTCCGAAGAGGATGCACAGAATCTGGTATCTATAGTGAGTGACATCAATGAGGGCGCTGGAGATGGAAAACTGGATGATATTAATCCGAAACTTTTGCGGTCCTTTTCCTTTGGTGCCCGCGCGGTTCTGAATCCCATGGCTGCCATGTTTGGCGGTATCGTTGGGCAGGAGGTTATGAAGGCATGCTCTGGAAAGTTTCACCCACTTTTCCAG TTCTTCTACTTTGACTCAGTTGAATCACTGCCCACAGAGCCTTTAGAGCCCAGCGATTATAGACCATTGAATTGCCGTTACGATGCACAGATTTCAGTTTTTGGGTCTAAACTTCAGAAAAAACTGGAAGATGCCCAAGTTTTTGTTGTAGGATCTGGTGCGCTAGGCTGTGAGTTTTTAAAGAACTTAGCTCTGATGGGAGTTTCATGCAATGGACAAGGGAAGCTAACAATTACAGATGACGATGTCATTGAGAAGAGTAACCTCAGTAGACAGTTTCTGTTTCGTGATTGGAACATTGGGCAGGCAAAATCTACTGTTGCTGCTTCAGCTGCTGCAGCTATAAATTCTCATCTCCGTATAGAAGCTTTGCAGAATCGTGTGGGTCCTGAGACTGAGAATGTCTTTGATGATACTTTCTGGGAGAACCTAACTGTTGTTATTAATGCCCTCGACAATGTCAATGCTAGGCTTTATGTTGACCAGAGATGCTTATATTTCCAGAAGCCACTTCTTGAGTCAGGAACCCTAGGTGCAAAATGTAACACTCAGATGGTCATTCCTCACCTGACGGAGAACTATGGTGCCTCAAGAGATCCACCAGAGAAGCAAGCACCAATGTGCACCGTTCACTCTTTCCCTCACAACATCGACCACTGCTTGACGTGGGCCCGATCAGAGTTTGAGGGCTTGCTTGAGAAAACCCCTGCTGAAGTGAATGCGTTCCTTTCGAATCCAAGTGAGTATGCTTCTGCAATGAGGAATGCTGGTGATGCACAAGCCAGAGATAATTTGGAACGTGTTCTGGAGTGCCTTGACAGAGAAAGATGCGAAACATTCCAAGACTGCATAACCTGGGCTCGTATAAA GTTTGAAGATTATTTTGCTAACCGGGTGAAGCAGTTGGCTTATACTTTCCCAGAGGATGCTGCAACCAGTACTGGGGCTCCATTTTGGTCAGCCCCCAAGCGTTTTCCCCGCCCGTTGCCGTTCTCTACTGCTGATCCCAGCCACCTCCATTTCCTCATGGCAGCTTCGGTACTACGGGCGGAGACGTTTGGCATTCCAATTCCTGATTGGGTCAGGAACCCTAGTAAGTTGGCTGAAACTGTGGATAGAGTGATGGTTCCTGAGTTTCAACCCAAGCAAGATGTGAAGATTGTGACTGATGAAAAGGCTACCAGTCTGTCCACTGCATCTATAGATGACGCAGCAGTCATCAATGAACTACTCACGAAGCTAGAACAGTTCCGTGCAAATCTGCAACCTGGCTTCAGGATGAAACCAATTCAGTTTGAGAAG GACGATGATACAAATTACCACATGGACATGATAGCTGGTCTGGCTAACATGAGGGCGAGAAACTACAGTATTCCTGAAGTGGACAAGCTGAAGGCCAAATTCATTGCTGGAAGGATCATCCCCGCCATAGCAACCTCCACGGCAATGGCCACAGGTCTAGTATGCCTCGAGCTGTACAAGGTTCTAGATGGGGGGCACAAAGTGGAGGACTACCGCAACACGTTTGCAAACTtagctctccctctcttttcgATGGCGGAGCCAGTCGCACCTAAAGTTGTAAACCACAGAGACATGAGCTGGACCGTGTGGGACAGGTGGATTGTTAAGGACAATCCCACTCTGAGGGAGCTTCTTAAGTGGCTTTCAGACAAGGGGCTGAATGCATATAGTATTTCGTGCGGAAGCTGCTTGCTTTATAATAGCATGTTCCCTCGTCACAAAGAGCGGTTGGACAAGAAGATGGTGGATTTGGCTAGGGATGTGGCCAAGTTGGAGCTGCCGCCATATCGTCGCCACTTTGATGTCGTGGTGGCTTGTGAGGATGACGATGATAATGATATCGACATCCCTCAAGTATCCATTTACTTCCGGTAG
- the LOC131314284 gene encoding ubiquitin-activating enzyme E1 1-like isoform X1 produces the protein MGFCGGFSCLLHFMLPTKRLAEGAVVEDDSGTDRERSLKKHRIGCLITATGKTAAANDGNKSESSNNNSGVIIGSSNSGGGCSGVVEMAFGNGNQTDIDEDLHSRQLAVYGRETMRRLFASNILVSGMRGLGAEIAKNLVLAGVKSVTLHDEGAVELWDLSSNFVFSENDVGKNRALACVQKLQELNNAVVISTLTTKLTKELLSDFQAVVFTDITQDKAIEFNDFCRNHHPRISFIKAEVRGLFGSVFCDFGPEFTVLDVDGEEPHTGIIASISNDNPALVSCVDDERLEFQDGDLVVFSEVRGMTELNDGKPRKIKNARPYSFTLEEDTSSFGAYERGGIVTQVKQPKVLNFKSLREALKDPGDFLLSDFSKFDRPPLLHLAFQGLDKFISEHGRFPVAASEEDAQNLVSIVSDINEGAGDGKLDDINPKLLRSFSFGARAVLNPMAAMFGGIVGQEVMKACSGKFHPLFQFFYFDSVESLPTEPLEPSDYRPLNCRYDAQISVFGSKLQKKLEDAQVFVVGSGALGCEFLKNLALMGVSCNGQGKLTITDDDVIEKSNLSRQFLFRDWNIGQAKSTVAASAAAAINSHLRIEALQNRVGPETENVFDDTFWENLTVVINALDNVNARLYVDQRCLYFQKPLLESGTLGAKCNTQMVIPHLTENYGASRDPPEKQAPMCTVHSFPHNIDHCLTWARSEFEGLLEKTPAEVNAFLSNPSEYASAMRNAGDAQARDNLERVLECLDRERCETFQDCITWARIKFEDYFANRVKQLAYTFPEDAATSTGAPFWSAPKRFPRPLPFSTADPSHLHFLMAASVLRAETFGIPIPDWVRNPSKLAETVDRVMVPEFQPKQDVKIVTDEKATSLSTASIDDAAVINELLTKLEQFRANLQPGFRMKPIQFEKDDDTNYHMDMIAGLANMRARNYSIPEVDKLKAKFIAGRIIPAIATSTAMATGLVCLELYKVLDGGHKVEDYRNTFANLALPLFSMAEPVAPKVVNHRDMSWTVWDRWIVKDNPTLRELLKWLSDKGLNAYSISCGSCLLYNSMFPRHKERLDKKMVDLARDVAKLELPPYRRHFDVVVACEDDDDNDIDIPQVSIYFR, from the exons ATGGGGTTTTGTGGAGGTTTCAGCTGTTTATTGCACTTTATGCTTCCGACAAAGAGACTTGCTGAAGGCGCGGTTGTAGAAGACGACTCTGGTACTGACAGAGAGAGATCGCTCAAGAAGCATCGGATCGGTTGCTTGATCACGGCTACGGGGAAAACGGCGGCGGCGAACGACGGCAACAAGAGCGaaagcagcaacaacaacagcGGCGTGATCATCGGTAGCAGCAACAGCGGCGGCGGCTGTAGCGGCGTGGTAGAGATGGCGTTTGGGAACGGGAATCAGACGGACATCGACGAGGATCTGCACAGCAGACAGCTGGCGGTGTACGGACGCGAGACTATGCGGAGGCTTTTCGCTTCTAACATCCTTGTATCGGGGATGCGAGGCCTCGGTGCTGAAATCG CgaagaatcttgtacttgcTGGTGTGAAGTCTGTCACATTGCATGACGAAGGGGCAGTGGAGTTGTGGGATTTGTCCAGCAATttcgttttttctgaaaatGATGTTGGTAAGAACAGGGCCCTTGCATGTGTTCAGAAGTTGCAGGAGCTCAACAATGCTGTGGTCATTTCTACCTTAACCACAAAATTGACAAAAGAACTGCTTTCCGATTTCCAG GCTGTGGTTTTTACTGACATTACTCAAGACAAAGCCATTGAGTTCAATGATTTCTGCCGTAATCATCATCCTCGTATTTCATTCATCAAGGCTGAAGTTAGAGGCCTCTTTGGAAGTGTGTTTTGTGATTTTGGACCTGAGTTCACAGTTTTGGATGTGGATGGTGAAGAACCACACACGGGTATCATTGCATCCATCAGTAATGATAACCCTGCCCTCGTGTCTTGTGTTGATGATGAAAGGCTTGAGTTTCAGGATGGGGATCTTGTTGTGTTCTCAGAAGTTAGGGGAATGACAGAACTCAATGATGGAAAGCcaagaaagataaaaaatgcAAGGCCTTACTCATTCACTCTTGAAGAGGATACTTCGAGCTTTGGTGCGTATGAGAGAGGTGGTATTGTCACACAGGTGAAGCAACCCAAGGTGTTGAACTTTAAGTCGTTGAGAGAAGCACTCAAAGACCCTGGTGATTTTCTCCTTAGTGATTTCTCCAAGTTTGACCGCCCACCTTTGTTGCACTTGGCATTTCAAGGACTGGACAAGTTCATTTCTGAACACGGACGCTTTCCTGTGGCTGCCTCCGAAGAGGATGCACAGAATCTGGTATCTATAGTGAGTGACATCAATGAGGGCGCTGGAGATGGAAAACTGGATGATATTAATCCGAAACTTTTGCGGTCCTTTTCCTTTGGTGCCCGCGCGGTTCTGAATCCCATGGCTGCCATGTTTGGCGGTATCGTTGGGCAGGAGGTTATGAAGGCATGCTCTGGAAAGTTTCACCCACTTTTCCAG TTCTTCTACTTTGACTCAGTTGAATCACTGCCCACAGAGCCTTTAGAGCCCAGCGATTATAGACCATTGAATTGCCGTTACGATGCACAGATTTCAGTTTTTGGGTCTAAACTTCAGAAAAAACTGGAAGATGCCCAAGTTTTTGTTGTAGGATCTGGTGCGCTAGGCTGTGAGTTTTTAAAGAACTTAGCTCTGATGGGAGTTTCATGCAATGGACAAGGGAAGCTAACAATTACAGATGACGATGTCATTGAGAAGAGTAACCTCAGTAGACAGTTTCTGTTTCGTGATTGGAACATTGGGCAGGCAAAATCTACTGTTGCTGCTTCAGCTGCTGCAGCTATAAATTCTCATCTCCGTATAGAAGCTTTGCAGAATCGTGTGGGTCCTGAGACTGAGAATGTCTTTGATGATACTTTCTGGGAGAACCTAACTGTTGTTATTAATGCCCTCGACAATGTCAATGCTAGGCTTTATGTTGACCAGAGATGCTTATATTTCCAGAAGCCACTTCTTGAGTCAGGAACCCTAGGTGCAAAATGTAACACTCAGATGGTCATTCCTCACCTGACGGAGAACTATGGTGCCTCAAGAGATCCACCAGAGAAGCAAGCACCAATGTGCACCGTTCACTCTTTCCCTCACAACATCGACCACTGCTTGACGTGGGCCCGATCAGAGTTTGAGGGCTTGCTTGAGAAAACCCCTGCTGAAGTGAATGCGTTCCTTTCGAATCCAAGTGAGTATGCTTCTGCAATGAGGAATGCTGGTGATGCACAAGCCAGAGATAATTTGGAACGTGTTCTGGAGTGCCTTGACAGAGAAAGATGCGAAACATTCCAAGACTGCATAACCTGGGCTCGTATAAA GTTTGAAGATTATTTTGCTAACCGGGTGAAGCAGTTGGCTTATACTTTCCCAGAGGATGCTGCAACCAGTACTGGGGCTCCATTTTGGTCAGCCCCCAAGCGTTTTCCCCGCCCGTTGCCGTTCTCTACTGCTGATCCCAGCCACCTCCATTTCCTCATGGCAGCTTCGGTACTACGGGCGGAGACGTTTGGCATTCCAATTCCTGATTGGGTCAGGAACCCTAGTAAGTTGGCTGAAACTGTGGATAGAGTGATGGTTCCTGAGTTTCAACCCAAGCAAGATGTGAAGATTGTGACTGATGAAAAGGCTACCAGTCTGTCCACTGCATCTATAGATGACGCAGCAGTCATCAATGAACTACTCACGAAGCTAGAACAGTTCCGTGCAAATCTGCAACCTGGCTTCAGGATGAAACCAATTCAGTTTGAGAAG GACGATGATACAAATTACCACATGGACATGATAGCTGGTCTGGCTAACATGAGGGCGAGAAACTACAGTATTCCTGAAGTGGACAAGCTGAAGGCCAAATTCATTGCTGGAAGGATCATCCCCGCCATAGCAACCTCCACGGCAATGGCCACAGGTCTAGTATGCCTCGAGCTGTACAAGGTTCTAGATGGGGGGCACAAAGTGGAGGACTACCGCAACACGTTTGCAAACTtagctctccctctcttttcgATGGCGGAGCCAGTCGCACCTAAAGTTGTAAACCACAGAGACATGAGCTGGACCGTGTGGGACAGGTGGATTGTTAAGGACAATCCCACTCTGAGGGAGCTTCTTAAGTGGCTTTCAGACAAGGGGCTGAATGCATATAGTATTTCGTGCGGAAGCTGCTTGCTTTATAATAGCATGTTCCCTCGTCACAAAGAGCGGTTGGACAAGAAGATGGTGGATTTGGCTAGGGATGTGGCCAAGTTGGAGCTGCCGCCATATCGTCGCCACTTTGATGTCGTGGTGGCTTGTGAGGATGACGATGATAATGATATCGACATCCCTCAAGTATCCATTTACTTCCGGTAG